A region of the bacterium genome:
GGACAAAGGCAAACTGATGGAAAATCTGGTTTTTACCGAACTGGTAAAACGAGGCCTTAAGCCAAACTTGGAATTATTCTATTACAAAACTCGCAATGATCGCGAGGTGGATTTTGTCGTAAAAAAAGGACATCTGGTTACAGAACTGATACAGGTTTGCTATGAGTCCATAAATTCAGATGTCGAGCAAAGAGAAACAAAAGCTCTATCTGAAGCAAGTGGCGAATTGAACGTTAAAAAGTTAACCGTACTCACATGGGACGAAAAACACACGGTGGAAAAAGACAACATGACTATACAGTTTAGACCGCTTTGGGAATGGTTGCTTGAGAAAACCGAAGTTTAAAATATATGACACAAGAAATTGCCAACAAAACCAAAGAAGAAACCTACTACAAATGCACTCATTGCGGAGATGAGATTTATTGGAATACGCACAAGAAAATGACTATGTGCAAATGCGGGGCACTCGGAGTAGACGGGTGCGAATTTTATGTGCGACTTATCGGTGATGAAAAAAATCGCGAAGAAGTTAAAAGAACTGAAAAATAAATTTATGAAAAATATAAGGGATTTAACAAAACGAATAATTGCTTTCCGAGATGCGCGAGACTGGAAGCAATTTCATAATCCAAAGGATGTTGCTCTCTCGCTAGTTCTTGAGGCCGCCGAAGTCATGGAGCATTTTCAGTGGAAAAGTAAGGAGGAGATGGAGAAATATATAGTAACGAATAAGGCAGATATCGGAGAAGAATTGGCTGATGTTTTATATTGGGTGCTTTTGATGAGTGCCGATCTAAATATTGATATTTTGGATGCTTTGGAAAAAAAGATAAAAAAGAATGAAGAAAAATATCCGATTGATAAATCCAAAGGAAGACATACGAAATATACAAGACTATGAATACGTCTGACCACACTAAAACTGAACATAAAAGTGCCGGACATAGAAAGAGACTGCGTGATCGTTTTTTGCAGTCTGGTCTGAATGGATTCCATGATTATGAGATTGTGGAACTACTTTTGACCTTGGGTACTCCAATGAAAGATTGTAAGCCTATGGCCAAAGATGCTATCAGGGAAT
Encoded here:
- a CDS encoding DUF4143 domain-containing protein, translating into DKGKLMENLVFTELVKRGLKPNLELFYYKTRNDREVDFVVKKGHLVTELIQVCYESINSDVEQRETKALSEASGELNVKKLTVLTWDEKHTVEKDNMTIQFRPLWEWLLEKTEV
- a CDS encoding nucleotide pyrophosphohydrolase; protein product: MKNIRDLTKRIIAFRDARDWKQFHNPKDVALSLVLEAAEVMEHFQWKSKEEMEKYIVTNKADIGEELADVLYWVLLMSADLNIDILDALEKKIKKNEEKYPIDKSKGRHTKYTRL